From a region of the Nitrospira sp. genome:
- a CDS encoding transposase, producing METTMKPGQNGRGRRRRWSGEQKLAVLQEWQTGVPLEEICRKYAVNAAQMYRWKRSLDQGLKDSGEMVPKNVVGGLQKRIEELERALGRKALEVDVLKKAFELKGLKSPEGIYGG from the coding sequence ATGGAAACCACGATGAAACCTGGTCAGAATGGTCGAGGGCGACGGCGGCGGTGGAGTGGTGAGCAGAAGCTGGCGGTGTTGCAGGAGTGGCAGACTGGTGTCCCGCTGGAAGAGATCTGTCGGAAATACGCGGTGAATGCGGCACAGATGTATCGATGGAAGCGCAGTCTGGACCAGGGGCTGAAGGACTCCGGAGAGATGGTCCCGAAGAATGTGGTGGGTGGGCTCCAGAAGCGCATCGAGGAGCTCGAACGGGCATTAGGCCGGAAGGCCTTAGAGGTCGATGTGTTAAAAAAAGCCTTCGAGCTCAAAGGGCTCAAATCACCCGAGGGGATATACGGTGGCTAG
- the bioB gene encoding biotin synthase BioB — MTYMTLADKALNDELLTEAECHSVLSAPDDELLSVLHAAFQVRSKYFGRTVRLQMLQNAKSGACQEDCHYCSQSSISTAPIERYNLLPQKQMIAGARQAAASKAQRYCIVISGRSPLDREIDEIAGAVRAIKQEVPIQICCSLGIMNESQAKRLKAAGVDRVNHNLNTSEAFHASICTTHTFQDRLATIRNARAAGLEICSGGIVGMGEKDEDLIELAMALREVKPDSIPLNTLHPVAGTPLENCDHLTPQRCLKVLCLFRFLHPRTEIRIAGGREHNLRSLQPLALYPADSVFVNGYLTTPGAPAPEVWGMIKDLGFTIEVDYQQPVAH; from the coding sequence ATGACCTATATGACATTGGCAGACAAAGCCCTCAATGACGAACTCTTGACCGAAGCAGAATGCCATTCCGTCTTGAGTGCGCCGGACGACGAATTGCTTTCAGTGTTGCACGCGGCCTTTCAAGTCCGATCGAAATACTTCGGCCGCACCGTTCGCCTGCAGATGCTCCAAAATGCGAAGAGCGGAGCGTGTCAAGAAGACTGCCACTACTGTTCGCAATCCTCCATCTCGACGGCACCGATCGAGCGCTACAATCTCCTTCCACAGAAACAAATGATCGCTGGCGCCCGGCAAGCGGCCGCTTCAAAAGCCCAGCGCTACTGCATCGTCATCAGCGGACGCAGTCCATTGGATCGTGAAATCGACGAAATCGCCGGAGCTGTGCGCGCCATCAAGCAGGAAGTCCCGATTCAAATCTGTTGTTCGCTTGGAATAATGAACGAATCCCAAGCCAAGAGACTGAAAGCAGCAGGCGTCGATCGGGTGAACCACAACTTGAACACCAGCGAGGCGTTTCACGCTTCGATTTGCACGACCCATACATTTCAAGACCGGCTGGCGACGATCAGGAACGCCCGCGCAGCAGGGTTAGAGATCTGCTCGGGTGGAATTGTCGGCATGGGAGAAAAAGACGAGGATTTGATCGAACTAGCGATGGCTCTGCGCGAGGTAAAGCCGGATTCGATCCCCCTCAACACACTCCATCCGGTAGCCGGCACCCCATTGGAGAATTGCGACCACCTCACGCCTCAACGTTGCCTGAAAGTGCTCTGTCTCTTCCGCTTTCTTCACCCCCGCACTGAAATTCGCATCGCGGGTGGTCGAGAACACAACCTACGCAGCTTGCAACCTCTCGCGCTCTATCCTGCTGACTCCGTCTTCGTGAACGGATATCTGACGACCCCGGGCGCTCCGGCTCCGGAAGTCTGGGGCATGATCAAAGATCTCGGCTTCACAATCGAAGTGGACTATCAGCAGCCGGTGGCGCATTGA